The Thalassoroseus pseudoceratinae genome has a segment encoding these proteins:
- a CDS encoding AAA family ATPase, with protein sequence MQEELHKVIVGQETVIDQILAAIFTGGHCLLVGVPGLAKTLLVSTIAQILDVTFKRVQFTPDLMPSDITGTNVLEESEDGRRNFRFVQGPIFANVVLADEINRTPPKTQAALLQAMQEREITAGQETFALPEPFFVIATQNPIEQEGTYPLPEAQLDRFMFNIKVDYPSLDEEERILSSTTGAETQPVRKVLSAKAITYLQKQIRQIEIAPLTINYVARLVRATRPQDEMSPKFVKDLVDWGAGPRAGQYLIAGGKAVAAMDGRPSVSVEDIRKVAIPVLRHRISTNFQAQAEGLATEDVIERLLTEVPEPEIPKYGKS encoded by the coding sequence ATGCAGGAAGAACTGCACAAGGTGATCGTCGGGCAGGAAACGGTGATCGATCAAATCCTTGCCGCGATCTTCACCGGTGGGCACTGCTTGCTCGTGGGTGTGCCCGGCTTGGCGAAGACGTTGCTCGTCAGCACGATTGCCCAAATTCTGGACGTGACGTTCAAACGCGTGCAGTTCACACCGGACCTGATGCCCTCTGACATCACCGGGACCAACGTGCTGGAGGAATCGGAAGACGGTCGTCGAAACTTCCGCTTCGTGCAGGGGCCGATCTTTGCGAATGTCGTGCTCGCGGACGAAATCAACCGGACACCACCCAAGACCCAAGCCGCCCTGCTCCAAGCGATGCAGGAACGCGAAATTACCGCCGGACAGGAAACGTTCGCACTCCCGGAACCGTTCTTTGTAATCGCCACGCAGAACCCGATTGAGCAAGAAGGAACATATCCTCTGCCGGAGGCTCAATTGGACCGGTTCATGTTCAACATCAAAGTCGATTACCCTTCGCTCGACGAGGAAGAGCGTATCCTTTCCAGCACGACCGGAGCGGAAACTCAGCCGGTGCGAAAGGTGTTGTCCGCGAAGGCAATTACCTATTTGCAGAAGCAGATTCGTCAGATCGAAATCGCACCGCTCACCATCAACTATGTGGCAAGATTGGTGCGGGCAACACGACCGCAGGACGAGATGTCACCGAAGTTCGTGAAAGACCTCGTCGATTGGGGGGCCGGCCCTCGAGCGGGACAATATCTCATCGCCGGTGGCAAAGCTGTCGCCGCGATGGACGGCCGCCCAAGTGTGTCTGTCGAAGACATCCGCAAAGTCGCCATCCCCGTACTCCGCCACCGCATCTCCACCAACTTCCAAGCCCAAGCCGAAGGGTTAGCAACTGAAGACGTCATCGAGCGCTTGCTGACCGAGGTCCCGGAACCGGAGATTCCGAAATACGGGAAGTCGTAG
- a CDS encoding alpha/beta hydrolase, which produces MNRNIVPMVVCLTLLYSTKMFAQQPQARLLQNVQIDRDLEYVKNGHERHRLDIYRRKNVDQPQPLVVWIHGGAWLAGSKASGRRMLQFLKHDYAVASINYRLSHHAIFPAQIEDCKAAIRYLRANAKKFNIDPNRIGVAGASAGGHLVALLGTSGDAKELEGDGGNAEQSSHVQAVVDLFGPTDLTQMGGSHDNPNSPEAKLIGGPVQEKKAEAAKANPINYITKDDPPFQILHGDKDRVVPHSQSELLTAALKKAGVPVTFHTLAGAGHGGRQFESPETFQRILEFFDQHLKK; this is translated from the coding sequence GTGAATCGAAACATTGTGCCGATGGTTGTTTGTCTCACTCTTCTGTACTCAACAAAAATGTTTGCTCAACAGCCGCAAGCGCGATTACTCCAGAACGTGCAAATTGATCGGGATTTGGAATACGTCAAGAACGGTCACGAACGGCATCGGCTCGATATCTACAGGCGGAAGAATGTGGATCAGCCGCAACCGCTTGTCGTGTGGATTCACGGCGGGGCATGGTTAGCCGGTAGCAAGGCGAGTGGCCGACGCATGTTGCAATTCCTGAAACACGACTACGCAGTGGCGAGTATCAATTACCGGCTCAGTCACCATGCCATCTTTCCCGCTCAAATCGAAGACTGCAAAGCGGCGATTCGCTACCTGAGAGCGAACGCAAAGAAGTTCAACATCGATCCAAACCGCATCGGTGTCGCAGGGGCATCGGCGGGCGGACACTTGGTAGCCTTGCTAGGGACTTCCGGTGACGCGAAAGAGTTGGAGGGCGACGGTGGCAACGCCGAGCAGTCCAGCCATGTGCAAGCCGTGGTCGATTTGTTCGGACCGACAGACCTCACGCAAATGGGTGGCAGCCACGATAATCCGAACTCGCCGGAAGCCAAGTTGATTGGCGGCCCGGTCCAAGAGAAGAAGGCCGAAGCCGCCAAGGCTAATCCGATCAACTACATCACCAAAGACGATCCGCCGTTTCAGATCCTCCATGGCGACAAAGACCGTGTCGTTCCGCACAGTCAAAGCGAACTCTTGACCGCCGCCCTCAAGAAGGCCGGTGTGCCGGTCACTTTTCACACTCTCGCGGGAGCCGGCCACGGTGGGCGACAATTTGAAAGCCCGGAGACCTTCCAACGAATCCTGGAATTTTTCGACCAGCATCTCAAGAAGTGA
- a CDS encoding Gfo/Idh/MocA family protein produces MTEKTNRREFLSKSTAAAVGAGVVSQIVLPRGAYAANGDETIRIGLVGCGGRGTGAASQALSTKGDVQLVAVADAFGDQMNNTLNRLSKQHKDRVNVDEDHKFVGFDAYKQLIDLDEIDLVILATPPGFRPVHFEYAIEKGKHVFFEKPVAVDAKGVRKVLKAVEESKKKNLKVGVGLQRHHQPSYLETVKALQDGAIGDILALRVYWNSGGVWEPRRSRDQVKTEMEYQMRNWYYYNWLCGDHITEQHIHNLDVGCWVKGAYPIRAYGMGGREVRDAARYGNIFDHFAVEYEFADGTRMYSQCRHIRNCWNSVSEHAQGTKGTSNIGRSYTTQDGNTWTYKKKQRREDPYQIEHDDLFAAIRNDTSYNEGEYGAHSTMTSILGRMAVYSGKPVDWDKALNEGADAYPWAEENLTWDTTPPNVPNKNGEYDIPVPGVTDVFEA; encoded by the coding sequence GGGGTGGTCAGCCAGATCGTCTTGCCCCGCGGTGCGTACGCCGCCAATGGCGATGAAACCATCCGAATCGGTTTGGTGGGTTGCGGTGGACGCGGTACCGGTGCCGCATCGCAAGCCCTCTCGACCAAAGGTGATGTCCAACTCGTCGCGGTGGCCGATGCGTTCGGCGATCAAATGAACAACACGCTGAATCGGTTGTCCAAACAGCACAAAGATCGCGTCAACGTCGATGAAGATCACAAGTTCGTTGGCTTCGATGCCTACAAGCAGTTGATCGACTTGGACGAAATCGATCTTGTCATTCTCGCAACTCCTCCGGGCTTCCGACCGGTGCATTTCGAATATGCGATCGAAAAAGGCAAGCATGTCTTCTTCGAAAAACCTGTCGCCGTCGATGCCAAAGGCGTGCGGAAGGTTCTCAAAGCTGTCGAAGAATCGAAGAAGAAGAACCTCAAAGTGGGTGTCGGGCTCCAACGGCATCACCAACCGTCCTACCTGGAAACCGTCAAAGCTTTGCAAGACGGAGCGATCGGCGACATCCTCGCTCTCCGAGTTTATTGGAACAGTGGCGGTGTTTGGGAACCGCGTCGTAGCCGTGATCAGGTCAAGACGGAAATGGAATACCAGATGCGTAACTGGTATTACTACAACTGGTTGTGCGGTGATCACATCACCGAGCAGCACATTCACAACCTCGATGTCGGTTGCTGGGTCAAGGGAGCTTACCCGATTCGAGCCTACGGGATGGGCGGACGTGAAGTCCGTGATGCCGCTCGATATGGGAACATCTTCGATCACTTCGCTGTCGAGTACGAATTCGCCGACGGCACGCGGATGTACAGCCAGTGTCGACATATCCGTAACTGCTGGAACAGCGTCTCCGAACATGCTCAAGGAACCAAAGGGACCTCGAACATCGGACGCAGTTACACCACGCAAGACGGCAACACCTGGACCTACAAGAAGAAACAACGTCGCGAAGATCCTTACCAGATCGAACACGACGACCTCTTCGCCGCCATTCGTAACGATACGTCGTACAACGAAGGCGAATACGGTGCCCACAGCACGATGACGTCAATTCTCGGTCGGATGGCTGTCTACTCCGGGAAACCAGTCGACTGGGACAAAGCCCTCAACGAAGGTGCCGACGCCTACCCATGGGCCGAAGAAAACCTCACCTGGGACACGACGCCACCAAACGTTCCGAACAAAAACGGCGAATACGATATTCCGGTTCCCGGCGTGACCGACGTGTTCGAAGCGTAA
- a CDS encoding phospho-sugar mutase — MTNSGNSPDWEQTLSEGQDSGKLSAGAVENITRWMTEPQYAAYRDPILRMMEVKDFERLDLLFWEVIPFGTGGRRGLMAEVGSATVNERTIAESAHGMATYLKQERGEAGGKAVIAHDTRHRSREFAELTARVFAAHGLKVDLFDDFRSTPALSFAVRHLGCDIGVMISASHNPPSDNGFKAYWSHGGQVLFPHDKGIIDCVYQATEIPMVDLEDAIQAGGITIVGEKVDQAYADAVMAQSLSDQRDIAAMFTPLHGVGATSVYRILQDAGFTGVQIFEPQANADSDFTNVPDQLPNPERPEVFEPAIEAVAGTNIGLILASDPDADRLGVSVKDGNGQFQHLTGNRIGALIADYVTGKKQGQVEGGYVVETLVTTPLIAEIAKARSFRVINDLLVGFKYIGQTMDEEGPDQFVFGAEESLGYLAGQYARDKDAGIAALLLLEFAAELQAEGKTLLDRLEELYGEFGYFFECQKSQVRKGSSGQKQIGQILDEFRNNPPSQLGDVTLTAVRDYQTGEKRTVPENSVESQIAKPEGNLLIFEGRRGEETYTIAVRPSGTEPKIKYYSFARTPKVASAELPQTKQTTEGIVDAMQDALIAWVNERVPEEE, encoded by the coding sequence ATGACGAACTCAGGTAATTCGCCCGACTGGGAACAAACACTATCCGAGGGTCAGGACTCCGGCAAATTGTCCGCCGGTGCGGTTGAGAACATCACTCGCTGGATGACCGAACCACAATATGCGGCCTATCGGGATCCGATTTTGCGAATGATGGAGGTCAAGGATTTTGAACGGTTGGACCTTCTCTTCTGGGAAGTGATTCCGTTTGGCACTGGCGGGCGTCGTGGGTTGATGGCGGAAGTGGGTTCCGCGACAGTCAACGAACGGACGATTGCCGAGTCCGCGCACGGAATGGCCACCTATCTGAAGCAAGAGCGGGGTGAAGCCGGCGGAAAAGCCGTGATTGCCCACGACACCCGGCACCGCTCCCGCGAGTTTGCCGAGCTGACCGCTCGTGTGTTTGCAGCTCACGGTCTTAAAGTGGATTTGTTCGACGACTTTCGATCGACGCCCGCGTTGTCGTTCGCGGTTCGGCATCTGGGCTGCGACATTGGCGTGATGATCTCCGCCTCGCACAACCCGCCATCTGACAATGGATTCAAAGCCTATTGGAGTCATGGCGGACAGGTCCTGTTCCCACACGACAAAGGCATTATCGACTGCGTCTACCAAGCCACCGAAATCCCGATGGTCGATCTGGAGGACGCAATCCAAGCCGGTGGCATCACGATTGTCGGTGAAAAAGTCGATCAGGCGTACGCTGACGCCGTGATGGCTCAAAGCCTGTCGGATCAACGTGATATCGCCGCGATGTTTACGCCGTTACACGGTGTCGGGGCGACTTCGGTGTATCGGATTTTGCAGGATGCCGGTTTCACAGGAGTGCAAATCTTCGAGCCGCAAGCCAACGCGGATTCCGATTTCACGAACGTACCCGATCAACTGCCCAACCCAGAACGGCCGGAAGTCTTCGAGCCCGCCATCGAAGCGGTAGCTGGAACCAATATCGGGTTGATTCTTGCCTCCGACCCCGATGCCGACCGGCTCGGTGTGAGTGTGAAAGACGGGAACGGCCAGTTCCAACACTTAACGGGCAACCGAATCGGTGCGTTGATTGCCGACTATGTCACCGGTAAGAAACAAGGCCAAGTCGAGGGCGGCTATGTCGTCGAAACCCTGGTCACAACGCCGCTGATTGCAGAGATCGCAAAGGCACGCAGTTTCCGCGTGATCAACGATTTGTTGGTCGGCTTCAAGTACATCGGTCAAACGATGGACGAGGAAGGCCCAGATCAGTTCGTGTTCGGTGCGGAAGAATCGTTGGGCTATCTCGCCGGTCAGTACGCACGCGACAAGGACGCCGGGATCGCGGCGTTGCTGTTGCTTGAGTTTGCGGCGGAACTTCAAGCCGAGGGCAAAACGCTGCTCGATCGCCTCGAAGAATTGTACGGGGAGTTCGGTTACTTCTTTGAATGCCAGAAGTCGCAAGTTCGCAAAGGTTCGTCCGGTCAAAAGCAGATCGGGCAGATTCTTGACGAGTTCCGCAACAATCCTCCAAGCCAACTCGGCGATGTGACACTCACCGCCGTCCGCGATTATCAGACCGGCGAAAAGCGGACGGTTCCGGAGAACAGCGTCGAAAGCCAAATTGCGAAACCGGAAGGGAACTTGCTCATTTTCGAAGGACGACGCGGCGAAGAAACATACACAATCGCCGTGCGACCATCGGGAACCGAGCCAAAAATCAAGTACTACTCGTTCGCTCGAACGCCGAAGGTTGCCAGTGCTGAGTTGCCACAAACCAAGCAAACGACGGAAGGCATCGTCGATGCCATGCAAGACGCGTTGATCGCGTGGGTCAACGAACGAGTCCCGGAAGAGGAGTGA
- a CDS encoding MMPL family transporter — protein MQFPHTNQSSEQDGGVIGCTLRHVTRAVSRYPRLTLCLVMLVSFAAAGYTAVCLDFRTQRADLIDPRAEYHQRWMAYTEEFGDQSDIVVVVESDHSDLIRSILDDLGPRLEREPELFSDVLYRIDTSQLRRKGLQYFTPAELQAGLRNLEQFSSAINGRWDQTRLDVQYAAFARELNAEARRHDQLPHQVVTSSEETARLLDRIDQLTESLNGSLENSGGFENPWPRVIPSAVPLATGAVTYLMNKRGTMGFVQVKPNLTEDSSFDGATTAVTRLREIIAEVSERYPETKIGLTGIPVLENDEMRRSQSDMTAASVVSLIAVAVLMFVGFRGLRHPLLSLIMLLVGMTWTFGYTTLVVGHLNILSVSFAVILIGLGIDFAIHYLARYLEIRHRGKELRPALKETSSSVGTGIVTAALTTALAFFCATFTDFLGVAELGIIAGGGILICAACTFLVLPALVALSDGDLAPKQLPAPFDFHILRNFIARFPRLVAIASIVLVVGFGSQVVSVNDGFEWKIRYDSNLLNLQAKGIDSVDVQQRMFEQSDHSLLYAVSVAESPEEARRLRHEFEKLPTVDRVEDLASRLPTSSIAETQPSILAFRQRLSRLPRQIPLMPQLNPASCGRQMEATLQALRRVRHPDATAAAAKVDQFLDRFEALSLDEQSKFLMGFQQRATGALLFQLHGLLAATETAPLGWDDLPTQLQNRFVSNPAEGESRKWLLQIYPKDEIWDADPLAHFVQDLRSVDPNVTGTPLQNHEASRQIQQSYRNASLYALAVVLIVLLMDFLCKEQKLLVLLPPLAVVVFAAMMLQTRRIEISPTVLISAYLVMIVASASILDYQNLRDALLAMVPPVAGGLLMFGWFAVFGIDLNPANLIVLPLVLGIGVDDGVHVVHDFRLQRGTRYRTSSSTMNAITLTSLTTMAGFGSMLMAAHRGLASVGLVLVIGVGGCLFVSLVMLPAMLTCLSSGDAEAEIEDEKLNLDKARETKNQQQSRSKNSRRRAA, from the coding sequence ATGCAGTTTCCCCACACCAACCAGTCCTCCGAACAGGATGGCGGAGTCATCGGCTGCACACTGCGGCACGTCACGAGAGCGGTCTCCCGCTACCCGAGGTTGACGTTGTGCCTAGTGATGCTGGTCTCATTCGCCGCTGCCGGCTACACGGCGGTGTGTCTCGACTTCCGCACCCAACGCGCCGACCTCATCGACCCGCGAGCGGAGTACCATCAACGTTGGATGGCGTACACCGAGGAGTTTGGCGACCAATCGGATATCGTCGTCGTTGTCGAGTCGGATCATTCCGATTTGATTCGCAGCATCCTCGATGACTTGGGGCCCCGTCTCGAACGTGAACCGGAACTGTTTAGTGACGTTCTCTATCGGATCGACACCTCGCAACTCCGACGCAAAGGGCTGCAATACTTCACACCCGCGGAATTGCAAGCGGGACTGCGAAACCTGGAGCAATTCAGCTCGGCGATCAACGGACGTTGGGACCAAACTCGATTAGACGTTCAGTACGCTGCGTTTGCCCGAGAACTGAACGCGGAGGCACGCCGACATGACCAACTCCCGCATCAGGTCGTCACGTCCAGCGAGGAAACAGCTCGACTCCTGGACCGAATTGATCAGCTGACGGAGAGTTTGAACGGCAGCCTGGAGAACTCTGGCGGGTTCGAAAACCCATGGCCGCGGGTTATCCCAAGTGCTGTGCCGCTTGCAACCGGTGCCGTCACCTACTTGATGAACAAACGCGGCACGATGGGATTCGTGCAGGTAAAACCGAATCTCACCGAAGATTCCAGTTTCGACGGTGCAACCACGGCAGTGACTCGGCTCCGCGAGATTATCGCCGAAGTTTCCGAGCGGTATCCGGAGACGAAAATCGGTCTGACGGGGATTCCCGTTCTCGAAAACGATGAAATGCGGCGGTCGCAATCCGATATGACAGCCGCATCGGTGGTGTCGTTGATTGCTGTCGCGGTGTTGATGTTCGTGGGGTTCCGTGGCCTCCGGCATCCACTTTTGTCCCTGATCATGTTGCTCGTCGGTATGACATGGACGTTCGGTTACACAACGCTCGTAGTTGGGCATTTGAACATTCTTTCGGTTTCCTTTGCAGTCATTCTGATTGGCTTGGGAATCGATTTCGCGATTCACTACCTCGCCCGATACTTGGAAATTCGGCATCGCGGCAAGGAACTTCGACCCGCACTCAAAGAGACTTCATCCAGCGTGGGGACCGGGATTGTCACGGCGGCACTGACCACCGCTTTGGCATTTTTCTGTGCAACCTTCACGGATTTTCTCGGCGTTGCGGAACTCGGCATCATTGCGGGCGGCGGGATTCTCATTTGTGCAGCGTGCACGTTCCTCGTGCTGCCGGCACTTGTGGCGTTGTCCGATGGTGACTTGGCACCGAAGCAACTGCCCGCCCCGTTCGATTTTCACATTCTCCGCAACTTCATCGCACGCTTCCCACGTCTCGTGGCGATCGCCTCGATCGTGTTGGTGGTCGGGTTCGGTTCGCAGGTTGTGAGTGTGAACGACGGCTTTGAATGGAAGATTCGCTACGACTCGAATCTGTTGAACTTGCAGGCTAAAGGCATTGATTCGGTCGACGTCCAACAACGGATGTTCGAACAATCGGACCATTCCCTGCTCTACGCTGTTTCGGTGGCGGAGTCTCCGGAAGAAGCACGGCGGTTGCGTCATGAGTTCGAAAAGCTTCCGACGGTCGACCGCGTTGAAGACCTCGCTTCACGCTTGCCAACCAGTTCCATCGCCGAAACGCAGCCTTCGATTCTGGCCTTCCGTCAGCGATTGTCACGGTTGCCACGACAGATTCCGCTGATGCCACAATTGAATCCGGCTTCTTGCGGTCGGCAAATGGAAGCGACATTGCAAGCGTTGCGTCGGGTGAGACATCCAGACGCGACCGCTGCCGCCGCCAAGGTCGATCAATTCTTGGACCGCTTCGAAGCGTTGTCATTGGATGAGCAATCGAAATTTCTGATGGGCTTCCAGCAACGTGCGACCGGAGCATTGTTGTTCCAGTTGCATGGCTTGCTTGCCGCGACCGAGACCGCACCGCTGGGCTGGGACGATCTTCCCACACAGTTGCAGAACCGATTCGTCAGCAACCCCGCGGAAGGCGAAAGCCGCAAATGGTTGTTGCAAATCTATCCCAAAGATGAAATCTGGGACGCGGATCCGCTAGCGCATTTTGTGCAAGATTTGCGTTCGGTCGATCCAAATGTGACCGGCACGCCGTTGCAGAACCATGAGGCGTCGCGACAAATTCAACAGAGTTACCGGAATGCGTCTTTGTACGCATTGGCCGTTGTGCTCATTGTGTTGTTGATGGATTTTCTGTGTAAAGAACAGAAGTTGCTCGTCTTGCTGCCGCCGCTTGCGGTCGTGGTATTTGCGGCGATGATGCTGCAAACTCGACGGATTGAGATCAGTCCGACAGTTCTGATTTCGGCATACTTGGTGATGATTGTCGCGAGTGCTTCCATCTTGGATTACCAAAACCTTCGGGATGCCCTGCTCGCAATGGTTCCCCCGGTCGCCGGTGGATTGTTGATGTTTGGTTGGTTCGCCGTTTTTGGCATCGATCTGAACCCGGCGAACCTCATCGTTCTGCCGTTGGTGCTTGGGATCGGTGTGGACGACGGGGTGCATGTCGTGCACGATTTCCGTCTTCAGCGTGGCACACGGTACCGAACATCGTCGAGCACAATGAACGCCATCACCTTGACTTCGCTCACAACGATGGCCGGTTTCGGCAGCATGTTGATGGCGGCTCATCGTGGCTTGGCGAGCGTGGGATTGGTGCTGGTGATCGGTGTTGGCGGATGCCTGTTTGTGTCGTTGGTTATGTTGCCAGCAATGCTGACGTGTCTGTCGTCCGGAGATGCAGAAGCTGAAATCGAGGACGAAAAACTCAACCTCGACAAAGCCCGCGAGACAAAGAACCAGCAACAATCGCGAAGCAAAAACAGCCGTCGCCGCGCTGCTTGA
- a CDS encoding manganese catalase family protein, whose translation MFYHDGGKLQYPVRVEKPNPLFAKALQQAIGGIQGEIRVCLQYLFQAWGARGPVKYRDMLLETGTEEMAHIEMLATAVALNLEGAPLEQDEAAKDPVVYAALGGMNIQHVIGTCMAAMPVDAEGVPFNCSHVYASGNIAADMLANATAESTGRMLACQLWKMTDDPGMKDMLSYMIARDTMHQNQWLAAWEELGGAKNHPIPNNFPQEDENQDFNYAFQSYATDNSGFKVPEGKWTKGKSFDGRGENSVVTMKPLGDKPSLGKASPKAPVQKSQQ comes from the coding sequence ATGTTTTATCACGACGGCGGCAAACTGCAGTACCCAGTTCGCGTTGAAAAACCCAACCCACTTTTCGCAAAAGCGTTGCAACAAGCCATTGGGGGAATCCAGGGAGAGATTCGGGTTTGTCTTCAGTACCTCTTCCAAGCTTGGGGAGCGCGAGGACCGGTGAAATACCGAGACATGCTTCTCGAAACCGGAACCGAGGAAATGGCCCATATCGAAATGCTGGCAACGGCGGTTGCGTTGAATCTCGAAGGGGCTCCACTTGAGCAAGATGAAGCCGCCAAAGACCCAGTCGTGTATGCCGCCTTGGGTGGAATGAACATTCAACACGTGATCGGCACCTGCATGGCGGCAATGCCTGTCGACGCCGAAGGTGTGCCATTCAATTGCTCGCACGTGTACGCCTCTGGGAACATCGCTGCAGACATGCTCGCCAATGCGACCGCGGAATCTACGGGACGCATGCTGGCGTGTCAGTTGTGGAAAATGACCGACGACCCCGGCATGAAAGACATGCTGAGCTACATGATCGCTCGCGACACCATGCACCAGAATCAGTGGCTGGCCGCTTGGGAAGAACTGGGCGGAGCGAAGAATCACCCCATCCCCAACAACTTCCCACAAGAAGACGAGAACCAAGACTTTAATTACGCCTTCCAATCTTACGCCACCGACAACTCCGGATTCAAAGTTCCAGAAGGCAAGTGGACCAAAGGCAAATCGTTCGACGGACGCGGCGAAAATAGCGTGGTCACCATGAAGCCGCTCGGCGATAAACCGAGCTTAGGCAAAGCCTCCCCGAAGGCACCGGTTCAGAAGAGCCAGCAGTAG